From a region of the Neochlamydia sp. AcF84 genome:
- a CDS encoding transposase has translation MIKKPYPSDLNNQEWQVLEPILCKKKAGKPPIHSRREMLNAIFYVLRTGCQWTDLPHDLPPWKSVYFQFLRWKQSNLFEQIVLI, from the coding sequence ATGATAAAAAAACCTTATCCTAGCGATTTAAATAATCAAGAATGGCAGGTGCTTGAACCTATATTATGCAAGAAAAAAGCTGGCAAGCCACCTATACACTCTAGACGAGAGATGCTTAATGCTATCTTTTATGTCTTAAGGACAGGCTGTCAATGGACAGATCTTCCTCATGATCTTCCTCCTTGGAAATCAGTCTATTTTCAATTTTTAAGATGGAAACAGAGTAATTTATTCGAACAAATAGTACTTATTTAA